The genomic segment CTCGTGGCCGTCGAGGTGGGCGGCGGACGCGTCGAGACGCTGACCGGGGAGGAGCCGAGCCTCTTCGGGATCGCCTGGCCCCGCGACCGCTCCTTCTTCGTGGCGTTGGGCACCGAGGCGCTGGCGCCCTGCGACCTCTGGCGCGGGCGGCCGGGGGAGGGCGGGCTCCGGCGGCTGAGCCGGATCAACGGGGAGCTCCTGGACGGGATCGACCTGGGCGTGCCGGAGCGCTTCACCTTCCGCGCGCGGCCCGGGAGTCCGGAGATCGACGGCTGGCTGCTGCGGCCGGCCGGCAACGGGCCGGAAGCCGGGGTGCCGGCGCCGGTGGTGCTGGAGGTGCACGGCGGGCCGGCCATGATGTACACGGGCGCCTTCTTTTTCGAGTTCCAGCTGCTCCGCGCCCGCGGCTTCGCGGTCCTCTGGTCCAACCCGCGCGGCTCCGAGGGGTACGGGGAGGCCTTCCGCAACGCCATCCACGGCCGCTGGGGGACCGACGACTTCGAGGACGTCATGGCGCTGCTGGACGCCGGCCTCGCCCGGGGCGGCCTCGACCCGGAGCGCGCCGGCATCGCCGGGGGCAGCTACGGCGGCTTCATGACCAACTGGGCGGTCGGCCACAGCGACCGCTTCCGCGCCGCCGTCACCATGCGCAGCGTCGTCAACTGGGAGAGCGACTTCGGCACGGGCGACTTCGGCTTCCTGGACGACGAGATGTTCGGCGGGGCGCTGCCCTGGCGCGACCCGGAGCCGTACCGGCGCATGTCGCCGCTCACCTACGTGGAGGCGATCCGCACGCCGCTCCTCATCCTTCACTCGGAGAACGACTGGCGCTGCCCCATCGAGCAGGCGGAACAGCTCTACGCGGCGCTGAAGAAGCTGGGGCGGACGGTGCTCTTCGTCCGCTACCCGGGCGAGAGCCACGAGCTCTCGCGCTCCGGCAAGCCCTGGCACCGCCTCGACCGGCTGGAGCGGATCGCCGGCTGGTTCGAGCAGTACCTGCGCCCCGCGGGCCGCTGAGCCCGGGGAGCACGCCGGTCCCGGACGATCGCCCGGAGTCCGCCTCCGGGCGATCGCTCACTCCTGGGGCGAGCGGGTGAGGCCGATGCGGCGGCCGTTGCGGAAGTTGAAGACGTCGACGACGCCGAAGCCCGCCTCCGCGAAGGCCTTGGCCAGCGCGCCCGGGCTCTCCACGTCGACGCGGAGCATGATCAGGTAGGCACCGGCGCTCTCCGCGCGGTGGGTGACCACGTGGGTGATGTTGCCGCCGTGCTCGCCCACGATGCGGGCGATCCGCTCCAGCTGGCCCGGCCGCTCCACCGCCGCCAGGGTGAAGCGCGTGTTCTCCTCGCCGGCGCCGAAGAGGCGGGCGAACTCCGCGATCAGGGCGTCGCGGGTGACGATGGCGACCAGTTCGCCGGTCTCGTCGACGACGGGGAGGAAGTTGAGCGGCTCGCCCAGCATGCGGACGGCCACCTCTTCGATGACGTCGTCGGGGTGGACCGGTTCCGGCGCCGCATCCATCAGGTCGGCGACGGTGACCCGCGGCACGCGCCCGGAGAGCGCCCAGTCGTAGACGGCCCGCGCCGTGATGACGCCGACCAGCTCCCGGGCCCGCGTCACCGGCAGGGAGGTCACGCCCGTGTCCTGCAGGACGACCAGCGCCTCGTCCGCCGTGGTCTCGGGCCGGACGGAGAGGATGTCCGTCCGCCAGA from the Bacillota bacterium genome contains:
- a CDS encoding CBS domain-containing protein — its product is MFVRNFWRTDILSVRPETTADEALVVLQDTGVTSLPVTRARELVGVITARAVYDWALSGRVPRVTVADLMDAAPEPVHPDDVIEEVAVRMLGEPLNFLPVVDETGELVAIVTRDALIAEFARLFGAGEENTRFTLAAVERPGQLERIARIVGEHGGNITHVVTHRAESAGAYLIMLRVDVESPGALAKAFAEAGFGVVDVFNFRNGRRIGLTRSPQE